In Spinacia oleracea cultivar Varoflay chromosome 5, BTI_SOV_V1, whole genome shotgun sequence, a single window of DNA contains:
- the LOC130462054 gene encoding uncharacterized protein isoform X1, whose translation MLFYVELFPFCYFSTKSNSICLLLIFKGDEASLQKALHLVYNLNQDCVDVLFYASWCQFSRNFRPSYSTLSSLYPSIPHFAIEESAIRPRTVATMDDHRDNEIQGIDGASHPTGESQGTNTSKKTKFRGPSKGVQAKKPMHLQYNQYGIPDGEWSGEYGKQVGSCAARININVKEYSTLDEHTKKGFWEETKLLFHIIDDPAKRREKYFHMCVAKRFGAFKSRLTRRWITKKEKMPKHQTNDMPWDIYHQITEDDWKTFVIERNKPEMLVRREKASKSALQNKHPHRTGQKGYVRKRPEWINDGRLPPEAALTLSSGSSSVTSTLTTAPDRFKKFRSVEWILAHQVKNKEGKWEVDPNDKEAVNIAKMALEYIEEEGKGNISFTQGEDALTKAMGKKDHRGRVKATGGVNVGYKVAFGPIDRSSRCGHIEPSPEAIESIRASVRREFEDQLERKVAEALQNQLATLKATGQLHTLSTPALDSALVSDEFDVNRALVTCCPSSSQQPRELKAITPCRLALEDKVLGNKVIVADGMAYPLDGSLHQHFRSMKPSHYKVQVDCIYDGHDDDTLPVPTGDGFNNLGRALASFVQWPIHLVIFEEDEEYSTPRPTKKSRSQIFEEVVGSSKGKKNELIVKEKTTELVVKDKTTELIVKEKATLDLGSKEKTTLKLTAKGNSCSNKLESKSKSKNSKTAKEMVGSCDRKTEESAAKSKKQNLADDTIQGLGPSCNYLKFIINTAPGDVYKNTSIPLPASVWHYDEDRQTYVNEVDVEEFLRGACLNISVIQVYMMCLFHEHTFAFDNSQIGFVCPEAMSSSRIKANPQAASMYLKVVFNAEIEKEKKGDPNITKWFLIPYHQENHWILYVLDLRRGCAYIFDSAIGSNRENSAWGILCLAYQVYKFNDGICPNRATMQGLKGFHVKCAQQVGAHECGYYVMKFMHEIVTLHHNTDERLDNAYTPRNAPYTDEEIDVVREQWAKFFTTEYLFT comes from the exons ATGTTATTTTATGTGGAGCTTTTTCCTTTCTGTTACTTTTCAACTAAATCTAATAGCATTTGCTTACTTCTAATTTTCAAGGGAGATGAAGCATCATTGCAAAAAGCGCTGCATTTGGTGTACAACCTCAATCAGGACTGTGTAGATGTTCTGTTTTATGCTTCTTGGTGCCAGTTCTCGAGGAACTTCAGACCAAGCTATTCAACCCTGTCTTCCTTATATCCATCTATTCCTCATTTTGCAATAGAAGAATCAGCCATCAGACCAAG GACCGTAGCTACCATGGATGATCATCGTGATAATGAAATACAGGGAATTGATGGAGCTAGTCATCCTACGGGGGAATCACAAGGTACCAACACTAGTAAAAAGACCAAATTCCGTGGTCCGTCAAAAGGAGTTCAAGCCAAAAAGCCTATGCATCTTCAGTATAATCAATATGGAATCCCCGATGGAGAATGGTCAGGAGAATACGGGAAGCAAGTTGGGTCTTGTGCTGCTAGAATTAACATTAATGTGAAAGAATATTCAACGTTAGATGAACACACAAAGAAGGGGTTTTGGGAGGAGACCAAG CTTCTGTTCCACATTATTGATGATCCGgctaaaaggagagaaaaatattttcatatgTGTGTGGCGAAACGCTTTGGAGCTTTCAAGTCCAGGTTAACGCGGCGTTGGATaactaagaaagaaaaaatgccGAAACATCAGACAAATGACATGCCTTGGGACATCTACCATCAAAtcacagaggatgattggaaaACATTTGTGATAGAACGAAACAAGCCGGAGATGTTG GTTCGTAGAGAAAAAGCAAGTAAAAGTGCATTACAAAACAAGCACCCACATCGCACAGGCCAAAAGGGTTATGTTAGAAAGAGACCAGAGTGGATAAATGATGGGCGACTACCGCCAGAGGCAGCTTTAACCCTCTCAAGTGGCTCCTCCTCAGTGACCTCAACACTCACCACAGCGCCAGATAGATTTAAGAAGTTTAGATCAGTAGAGTGGATCTTGGCTCATCAAGTTAAAAACAAAGAGGGAAAGTGGGAAGTTGACCCGAATGATAAAGAAGCCGTAAATATTGCTAAGATGGCT TTGGAGTACATAGAAGAAgagggaaaaggaaatatttcatTCACCCAGGGAGAAGATGCCCTCACCAAGGCTATGGGAAAAAAGGATCACCGTGGGCGTGTCAAGGCAACAGGTGGAGTTAATGTCGGTTACAAAGTTGCTTTCGGTCCAATAGACCGAAGTAGTAGATGTGGCCATATTGAACCATCACCGGAGGCTATCGAATCAATCAGAGCTTCGGTGAGAAGGGAGTTTGAAGATCAATTAGAGAGAAAGGTGGCGGAGGCCCTCCAAAACCAACTAGCCACATTGAAAGCAACCGGTCAACTACACACCCTCTCTACCCCCGCACTTGATTCTGCTCTTGTAAGTGATGAGTTTGATGTTAACCGTGCACTCGTAACCTGTTGTCCGAGTTCATCGCAGCAACCACGCGAGCTGAAG GCCATAACTCCATGTCGTCTTGCCCTTGAGGATAAAGTTTTGGGTAACAAAGTGATAGTGGCAGATGGTATGGCGTACCCATTGGATGGTTCGTTGCACCAACACTTTAGATCGATGAAGCCTAGTCATTATAAGGTCCAAGTTGATTGTATTTACGACGGACATGATGATGACACTCTTCCGGTACCTACTGGAGATGGATTCAATAACTTAGGCAGGGCTCTTGCTAGTTTTGTGCAATGGCCAATTCACTTGGTGATTTTCGAAGAAGACGAG GAGTACTCTACTCCACGCCCAACAAAGAAGTCCAGGAGTcagatttttgaagaggtggttGGTAGCTCCAAAGGGaagaaaaacgaattaattgtcAAAGAGAAGACAACAGAATTAGTTGTCAAAGATAAGACAACAGAATTAATTGTCAAAGAGAAGGCAACACTTGATTTAGGGTCCAAAGAGAAGACAACACTGAAGTTAACGGCCAAG GGAAATTCATGCTCAAATAAGTTGGAGTCGAAATCGAAGTCGAAGAACTCTAAGACGGCCAAAGAGATGGTaggtagttgtgatcgtaaaACTGAAGAATCAGCCGCCAAAAGTAAGAAGCAAAATTTGGCAGACGAcacaattcaaggtcttggcccATCATGCAATTATTTGAAGTTTATCATCAATACGGCGCCCGGTGATGTATATaaaaatacttcaatcccattgCCCGCTTCGGTTTGGCATTATGACGAAGATCGACAAACTTATGTAAATGAGGTTGACGTTGAAGAGTTCCTTAGAGGGGCGTGCCTCAACATTTCAGTGATCCAAGTCTATATGAT GTGTTTATTCCACGAACACACCTTTGCATTTGACAACTCTCAGATTGGGTTTGTTTGTCCCGAGGCAATGTCAAGCTCTAGAATCAAGGCCAACCCTCAGGCTGCATCAATGTATTTGAAAGTAGTTTTCAatgctgaaattgaaaaggagaagaagGGTGATCCTAACATTACCAAGTGGTTTTTGATCCCATACCATCAAGA AaatcattggattttgtacgtGTTAGACCTACGTAGAGGTTGTGCGTATATTTTCGACTCTGCGATAGGTTCCAACCGAGAAAATAGTGCATGGGGAATCTTGTGTTT ggcataccaagtgtacaagtttAATGATGGGATTTGTCCGAATAGAGCGACTATGCAGGGGTTGAAAGGCTTCCATGTAAAG tgtgctcaacaagtcggcgcccacgagtgtggctattacgttatgaagttcatgcatGAAATAGTCACGTTACACCATAACACTGATGAGCGGTTAGACAAT gcttacactccaagaaatgcgccttataccgatgaggaaatagatgtggttcgtgagcaatgggctaagttttttacaaccgagtatttatttacttag
- the LOC130462054 gene encoding uncharacterized protein isoform X2, with translation MDDHRDNEIQGIDGASHPTGESQGTNTSKKTKFRGPSKGVQAKKPMHLQYNQYGIPDGEWSGEYGKQVGSCAARININVKEYSTLDEHTKKGFWEETKLLFHIIDDPAKRREKYFHMCVAKRFGAFKSRLTRRWITKKEKMPKHQTNDMPWDIYHQITEDDWKTFVIERNKPEMLVRREKASKSALQNKHPHRTGQKGYVRKRPEWINDGRLPPEAALTLSSGSSSVTSTLTTAPDRFKKFRSVEWILAHQVKNKEGKWEVDPNDKEAVNIAKMALEYIEEEGKGNISFTQGEDALTKAMGKKDHRGRVKATGGVNVGYKVAFGPIDRSSRCGHIEPSPEAIESIRASVRREFEDQLERKVAEALQNQLATLKATGQLHTLSTPALDSALVSDEFDVNRALVTCCPSSSQQPRELKAITPCRLALEDKVLGNKVIVADGMAYPLDGSLHQHFRSMKPSHYKVQVDCIYDGHDDDTLPVPTGDGFNNLGRALASFVQWPIHLVIFEEDEEYSTPRPTKKSRSQIFEEVVGSSKGKKNELIVKEKTTELVVKDKTTELIVKEKATLDLGSKEKTTLKLTAKGNSCSNKLESKSKSKNSKTAKEMVGSCDRKTEESAAKSKKQNLADDTIQGLGPSCNYLKFIINTAPGDVYKNTSIPLPASVWHYDEDRQTYVNEVDVEEFLRGACLNISVIQVYMMCLFHEHTFAFDNSQIGFVCPEAMSSSRIKANPQAASMYLKVVFNAEIEKEKKGDPNITKWFLIPYHQENHWILYVLDLRRGCAYIFDSAIGSNRENSAWGILCLAYQVYKFNDGICPNRATMQGLKGFHVKCAQQVGAHECGYYVMKFMHEIVTLHHNTDERLDNAYTPRNAPYTDEEIDVVREQWAKFFTTEYLFT, from the exons ATGGATGATCATCGTGATAATGAAATACAGGGAATTGATGGAGCTAGTCATCCTACGGGGGAATCACAAGGTACCAACACTAGTAAAAAGACCAAATTCCGTGGTCCGTCAAAAGGAGTTCAAGCCAAAAAGCCTATGCATCTTCAGTATAATCAATATGGAATCCCCGATGGAGAATGGTCAGGAGAATACGGGAAGCAAGTTGGGTCTTGTGCTGCTAGAATTAACATTAATGTGAAAGAATATTCAACGTTAGATGAACACACAAAGAAGGGGTTTTGGGAGGAGACCAAG CTTCTGTTCCACATTATTGATGATCCGgctaaaaggagagaaaaatattttcatatgTGTGTGGCGAAACGCTTTGGAGCTTTCAAGTCCAGGTTAACGCGGCGTTGGATaactaagaaagaaaaaatgccGAAACATCAGACAAATGACATGCCTTGGGACATCTACCATCAAAtcacagaggatgattggaaaACATTTGTGATAGAACGAAACAAGCCGGAGATGTTG GTTCGTAGAGAAAAAGCAAGTAAAAGTGCATTACAAAACAAGCACCCACATCGCACAGGCCAAAAGGGTTATGTTAGAAAGAGACCAGAGTGGATAAATGATGGGCGACTACCGCCAGAGGCAGCTTTAACCCTCTCAAGTGGCTCCTCCTCAGTGACCTCAACACTCACCACAGCGCCAGATAGATTTAAGAAGTTTAGATCAGTAGAGTGGATCTTGGCTCATCAAGTTAAAAACAAAGAGGGAAAGTGGGAAGTTGACCCGAATGATAAAGAAGCCGTAAATATTGCTAAGATGGCT TTGGAGTACATAGAAGAAgagggaaaaggaaatatttcatTCACCCAGGGAGAAGATGCCCTCACCAAGGCTATGGGAAAAAAGGATCACCGTGGGCGTGTCAAGGCAACAGGTGGAGTTAATGTCGGTTACAAAGTTGCTTTCGGTCCAATAGACCGAAGTAGTAGATGTGGCCATATTGAACCATCACCGGAGGCTATCGAATCAATCAGAGCTTCGGTGAGAAGGGAGTTTGAAGATCAATTAGAGAGAAAGGTGGCGGAGGCCCTCCAAAACCAACTAGCCACATTGAAAGCAACCGGTCAACTACACACCCTCTCTACCCCCGCACTTGATTCTGCTCTTGTAAGTGATGAGTTTGATGTTAACCGTGCACTCGTAACCTGTTGTCCGAGTTCATCGCAGCAACCACGCGAGCTGAAG GCCATAACTCCATGTCGTCTTGCCCTTGAGGATAAAGTTTTGGGTAACAAAGTGATAGTGGCAGATGGTATGGCGTACCCATTGGATGGTTCGTTGCACCAACACTTTAGATCGATGAAGCCTAGTCATTATAAGGTCCAAGTTGATTGTATTTACGACGGACATGATGATGACACTCTTCCGGTACCTACTGGAGATGGATTCAATAACTTAGGCAGGGCTCTTGCTAGTTTTGTGCAATGGCCAATTCACTTGGTGATTTTCGAAGAAGACGAG GAGTACTCTACTCCACGCCCAACAAAGAAGTCCAGGAGTcagatttttgaagaggtggttGGTAGCTCCAAAGGGaagaaaaacgaattaattgtcAAAGAGAAGACAACAGAATTAGTTGTCAAAGATAAGACAACAGAATTAATTGTCAAAGAGAAGGCAACACTTGATTTAGGGTCCAAAGAGAAGACAACACTGAAGTTAACGGCCAAG GGAAATTCATGCTCAAATAAGTTGGAGTCGAAATCGAAGTCGAAGAACTCTAAGACGGCCAAAGAGATGGTaggtagttgtgatcgtaaaACTGAAGAATCAGCCGCCAAAAGTAAGAAGCAAAATTTGGCAGACGAcacaattcaaggtcttggcccATCATGCAATTATTTGAAGTTTATCATCAATACGGCGCCCGGTGATGTATATaaaaatacttcaatcccattgCCCGCTTCGGTTTGGCATTATGACGAAGATCGACAAACTTATGTAAATGAGGTTGACGTTGAAGAGTTCCTTAGAGGGGCGTGCCTCAACATTTCAGTGATCCAAGTCTATATGAT GTGTTTATTCCACGAACACACCTTTGCATTTGACAACTCTCAGATTGGGTTTGTTTGTCCCGAGGCAATGTCAAGCTCTAGAATCAAGGCCAACCCTCAGGCTGCATCAATGTATTTGAAAGTAGTTTTCAatgctgaaattgaaaaggagaagaagGGTGATCCTAACATTACCAAGTGGTTTTTGATCCCATACCATCAAGA AaatcattggattttgtacgtGTTAGACCTACGTAGAGGTTGTGCGTATATTTTCGACTCTGCGATAGGTTCCAACCGAGAAAATAGTGCATGGGGAATCTTGTGTTT ggcataccaagtgtacaagtttAATGATGGGATTTGTCCGAATAGAGCGACTATGCAGGGGTTGAAAGGCTTCCATGTAAAG tgtgctcaacaagtcggcgcccacgagtgtggctattacgttatgaagttcatgcatGAAATAGTCACGTTACACCATAACACTGATGAGCGGTTAGACAAT gcttacactccaagaaatgcgccttataccgatgaggaaatagatgtggttcgtgagcaatgggctaagttttttacaaccgagtatttatttacttag